In Canis lupus dingo isolate Sandy chromosome 27, ASM325472v2, whole genome shotgun sequence, one genomic interval encodes:
- the LOC112665655 gene encoding histone H4 produces the protein MSGRGKGGKGLGKGGAKRHRKVLRDNIQGITKPAIRRLARRGGVKRISGLIYEETRGVLKVFLENVIRDAVTYTEHAKRKTVTAMDVVYALKRQGRTLYGFGG, from the coding sequence ATGTCCGGGCGCGGGAAAGGCGGCAAAGGGCTGGGCAAGGGAGGCGCCAAGCGCCACCGGAAGGTCCTGCGGGACAACATCCAGGGCATCACGAAGCCCGCCATCCGCCGGCTTGCCCGCCGAGGCGGGGTGAAGCGCATTTCTGGGCTCATCTACGAGGAGACCCGCGGGGTGCTCAAGGTGTTCCTGGAGAACGTGATCCGCGACGCGGTGACCTACACGGAGCACGCCAAGCGCAAGACGGTCACCGCCATGGACGTGGTCTACGCGCTCAAGCGCCAGGGCCGCACCCTGTACGGCTTCGGCGGCTGA
- the LOC112665431 gene encoding histone H2A.J encodes MSGRGKQGGKVRAKAKSRSSRAGLQFPVGRVHRLLRKGNYAERVGAGAPVYLAAVLEYLTAEILELAGNAARDNKKTRIIPRHLQLAIRNDEELNKLLGKVTIAQGGVLPNIQAVLLPKKTESQKAKSK; translated from the coding sequence ATGTCTGGTCGCGGAAAGCAGGGCGGCAAAGTGCGGGCAAAGGCCAAGTCCCGGTCCTCCCGCGCGGGCCTGCAGTTCCCGGTGGGCCGAGTGCACAGGCTGCTGCGCAAAGGTAACTACGCGGAGCGAGTGGGCGCCGGGGCGCCCGTGTACCTGGCGGCGGTGCTGGAGTACCTGACGGCTGAGATCCTGGAGTTGGCCGGCAATGCCGCTCGTGACAACAAGAAGACCAGGATCATCCCGCGCCACCTGCAACTCGCCATCCGCAACGACGAGGAGCTCAACAAGCTGCTGGGGAAAGTCACCATCGCGCAGGGCGGCGTCCTGCCCAACATCCAGGCCGTGCTGCTGCCCAAGAAGACCGAGAGTCAAAAGGCGAAGAGCAAGTGA